Proteins encoded together in one Neobacillus sp. FSL H8-0543 window:
- a CDS encoding response regulator: MKKDKILIVDDQFGIRILLNEVFQKEGYQTFLAANGVQALDILNKHNPDLVLLDMKIPGMDGIEILKRMKVIEPDIRVIIMTAYGELDMIQEAKNLGAITHFAKPFDIDDIRAAVRKHIPQKTN, translated from the coding sequence ATGAAAAAAGATAAAATATTGATTGTTGATGACCAATTTGGGATACGGATTTTATTAAATGAGGTGTTCCAAAAAGAAGGATACCAGACGTTTCTAGCGGCAAATGGAGTGCAGGCACTTGATATATTAAATAAGCATAACCCTGATCTCGTCTTATTGGATATGAAAATCCCTGGAATGGACGGAATTGAAATTTTAAAAAGAATGAAGGTCATTGAACCAGATATTCGCGTCATCATTATGACGGCTTACGGAGAATTAGATATGATTCAAGAGGCAAAGAACTTAGGAGCAATTACTCATTTTGCGAAACCTTTTGATATTGATGATATCCGCGCCGCTGTTCGTAAACATATACCGCAAAAAACGAACTAA
- a CDS encoding class II fructose-bisphosphate aldolase: MPLVSMKEMLIKAKAEGYAVGQFNLNNLEFTQAILQAAQAENSPVILGVSEGAARYMSGFKTVVKMVEGLLEDLKITVPVAIHLDHGSSFDKCKEAIDAGFTSVMIDASHHPFEENIEITTKVVEYAHSKGVSVEAELGTVGGQEDDVVAEGVIYADVNECVELVKRTGIDCLAPALGSVHGPYKGEPNLGFKEMEEIGKATNMPLVLHGGTGIPLKDIQKSVSLGTAKINVNTENQITSAKAVRETLAALPDEYDPRKYLGPAREAIKETVIGKMREFGSSGRA, encoded by the coding sequence ATGCCTTTAGTTTCAATGAAAGAAATGCTTATCAAAGCGAAAGCGGAAGGCTACGCGGTTGGGCAATTTAACCTTAATAATTTAGAATTTACCCAAGCAATTCTTCAAGCGGCACAAGCTGAAAATTCACCAGTAATTCTTGGTGTGTCAGAAGGTGCTGCGCGTTATATGTCTGGTTTCAAAACCGTAGTAAAAATGGTAGAAGGCTTACTAGAAGATCTTAAAATTACTGTTCCAGTTGCCATTCATTTGGATCATGGCTCTAGTTTTGATAAATGTAAAGAAGCAATTGATGCAGGATTTACCTCTGTTATGATTGATGCCTCTCACCACCCATTCGAAGAAAATATTGAAATTACTACTAAAGTAGTTGAATATGCACATTCAAAAGGTGTGTCTGTTGAAGCAGAATTAGGAACAGTTGGCGGACAAGAGGATGATGTTGTTGCTGAAGGCGTAATCTATGCAGATGTCAACGAATGTGTAGAGCTTGTTAAGCGGACTGGCATCGATTGCCTTGCACCTGCATTAGGATCTGTTCACGGACCTTACAAGGGTGAACCAAATCTTGGTTTTAAAGAAATGGAAGAAATCGGTAAGGCTACAAATATGCCGCTTGTTCTTCACGGCGGAACAGGAATTCCATTGAAAGATATCCAAAAATCTGTTTCATTAGGAACAGCGAAAATCAATGTGAACACTGAAAACCAAATCACATCTGCTAAAGCAGTACGAGAAACATTAGCTGCATTGCCAGATGAGTACGATCCACGTAAATACTTAGGACCTGCTCGTGAAGCAATCAAAGAAACCGTTATCGGGAAAATGCGCGAATTCGGTTCATCAGGTAGAGCATAA